A genomic segment from Orrella daihaiensis encodes:
- a CDS encoding tetratricopeptide repeat protein, translated as MLAVQTLLCTTLMLGLASTGVAQSGNGQAQPDRGWNSLANVLDAFTPSAQTDDPPTGEEINKGIERQLDRRQAEAALKAITAREAQLAKIGGPGKDVQLMFQKARALAQLGRNAEAEAVYREMTVKYPELAEPWNNLAILYVSRNDFDQARLALETAIMNNPRYSAAISNLADLNLLLALRDYEKAASLGDRSAGNKAQALRQFINEINEP; from the coding sequence ATGCTTGCTGTCCAAACGCTGCTGTGCACTACCCTCATGTTGGGTCTTGCATCGACCGGTGTCGCCCAATCGGGCAATGGTCAAGCGCAACCCGACCGTGGCTGGAATAGCCTGGCAAACGTGCTGGATGCTTTTACACCGTCAGCGCAAACCGACGACCCACCGACCGGCGAGGAAATCAATAAAGGCATTGAGCGGCAACTCGATCGCCGTCAAGCCGAAGCGGCGCTCAAAGCGATCACCGCTCGCGAAGCTCAACTCGCTAAAATCGGTGGCCCGGGCAAAGACGTACAACTAATGTTTCAGAAGGCTCGAGCGCTCGCACAACTTGGTCGCAATGCCGAAGCTGAAGCCGTGTACCGCGAGATGACGGTCAAATATCCCGAGCTTGCCGAGCCTTGGAACAATCTGGCTATTCTTTACGTCAGTCGCAACGACTTTGATCAGGCACGTCTGGCACTCGAGACTGCCATCATGAACAACCCTCGCTACTCAGCTGCGATCAGCAACCTTGCTGATCTGAATTTGCTGCTGGCATTGCGCGACTACGAGAAAGCTGCCTCACTCGGTGACCGCAGTGCCGGGAACAAAGCGCAAGCTCTACGCCAATTTATCAATGAGATCAATGAGCCATGA
- the cysS gene encoding cysteine--tRNA ligase → MLQIYDSLSRSKRPFKPVRQGEVSMYVCGMTVYDYCHLGHARMLVGFDVIARWLRASGYKLNYVRNITDVDDKIIRRAVESNQKISEVTRFFIDAMHADERALNVLPPDQEPRATAYVPHMLEIIAELQKKGLAYQAKDGDVNFAVRQFPGYGKLSGKSLDQLRAGERVAVSDAKRDPLDFVLWKAAKPEEPQESKWDSTYGAGRPGWHIECSAMSHAVLGLPLDIHGGGPDLKFPHHENEIAQSEGAFGQALANTWMHCGPLMVDAEKMSKSLGNFRTIRQTIDGEPDKGHAQYSPNVREAEMLRFFIVRNHYRSAQNYTPDNLADAQAALDRLYMTLQSIPAAQVTVDWQAAWTRDFKAAMDDDFNTASAIAVLFELSGLANRSQDPQVSGQLLALGKVLGLFTVEPTDYFKQPTRYTHRAIKAVEAVKAVKATQSPAAAELVAAELSDEEIETKVQARVKAKQSKDFKLADQIREELAAAGVLLEDKPGGLTQWRRG, encoded by the coding sequence ATGCTGCAAATCTACGATTCTCTCTCGCGCTCCAAGCGACCTTTCAAGCCAGTGCGACAAGGTGAGGTCAGCATGTACGTTTGTGGCATGACTGTGTATGACTACTGCCATTTGGGGCATGCCCGGATGCTGGTCGGCTTTGACGTGATCGCTCGTTGGTTGCGTGCGTCAGGCTACAAATTAAATTATGTGCGCAACATCACTGATGTAGATGACAAGATTATCCGACGGGCGGTGGAGTCAAATCAAAAAATATCCGAGGTCACCCGCTTCTTTATTGATGCGATGCATGCAGACGAGCGCGCGTTGAATGTGTTGCCACCGGATCAGGAGCCGCGTGCCACGGCCTATGTGCCACACATGCTGGAAATTATTGCCGAGCTGCAAAAGAAAGGGTTGGCTTATCAAGCTAAAGATGGTGATGTCAATTTCGCCGTTAGACAGTTTCCAGGCTACGGCAAACTATCCGGTAAATCGCTCGATCAACTACGCGCCGGCGAGCGCGTGGCTGTATCTGACGCCAAGCGCGATCCGCTGGATTTTGTATTGTGGAAGGCAGCCAAGCCCGAGGAGCCGCAAGAGTCCAAGTGGGACTCAACGTATGGGGCCGGTCGCCCGGGATGGCACATTGAGTGCTCGGCCATGAGCCATGCGGTATTGGGATTGCCGCTTGATATTCATGGCGGAGGCCCTGACCTTAAGTTTCCTCATCATGAGAATGAAATCGCCCAATCTGAGGGGGCGTTTGGTCAAGCGCTGGCCAACACCTGGATGCATTGTGGTCCACTGATGGTCGATGCCGAGAAAATGTCAAAATCATTGGGCAATTTCCGCACCATCCGTCAGACGATCGATGGCGAGCCAGATAAGGGTCATGCTCAGTACAGCCCGAATGTCCGTGAAGCGGAAATGTTGCGGTTTTTTATCGTGCGCAACCACTATCGCAGTGCTCAGAATTACACCCCAGATAATTTGGCTGATGCGCAAGCGGCTCTTGATCGTCTGTACATGACGTTGCAAAGTATTCCTGCTGCACAAGTGACTGTCGACTGGCAGGCAGCTTGGACCCGTGATTTCAAAGCGGCCATGGATGATGACTTCAACACCGCGAGTGCGATCGCCGTGTTATTTGAGCTTTCAGGGCTAGCAAACCGTAGTCAGGACCCCCAGGTGAGTGGACAGTTGCTGGCCTTGGGTAAAGTGCTGGGGCTATTCACGGTTGAACCTACAGACTATTTCAAGCAACCGACACGCTACACGCATCGAGCGATCAAGGCGGTCGAGGCAGTCAAAGCAGTCAAGGCAACGCAATCACCGGCAGCAGCTGAGCTTGTTGCTGCCGAATTGTCCGATGAGGAAATTGAGACCAAGGTCCAGGCCCGAGTGAAAGCCAAGCAAAGCAAGGATTTCAAACTGGCCGACCAAATTCGCGAAGAACTTGCGGCAGCTGGTGTTTTGCTGGAAGACAAGCCTGGCGGTTTGACACAGTGGCGGCGTGGCTGA
- a CDS encoding DNA-3-methyladenine glycosylase family protein produces MPSRVHQPNGKPDYWDRAVSELMKRDRVMRKLIPSHPAVWLESRGNPFVTLARSIVGQQISVKAAESVWQRVLRNCGTRLTPAAVMSAGPEVLRNSGLSARKVEYILDLAEHFKRRLVRPARWAEMDDEAVIEELIDIRGIGRWTAEMFLIFNLQRPNVLPLDDIGLLRAISLLYYSGEPVSRFEAREVAQSWHPWCTVATWYLWRSLDPIPVEY; encoded by the coding sequence ATGCCTAGTCGCGTGCATCAGCCTAACGGTAAGCCTGACTATTGGGATCGGGCGGTTAGTGAATTAATGAAACGTGATCGCGTAATGCGTAAGCTCATTCCAAGTCATCCGGCTGTCTGGCTTGAGTCGCGCGGTAACCCGTTTGTCACGCTGGCACGTTCGATTGTGGGTCAGCAAATTTCTGTCAAGGCAGCCGAGTCGGTCTGGCAGCGCGTACTGCGCAATTGCGGTACACGCCTGACACCGGCTGCCGTCATGAGTGCGGGGCCAGAGGTGTTGCGTAACAGCGGTTTATCGGCTCGTAAAGTCGAGTACATCCTGGATCTGGCTGAGCACTTCAAGCGTCGCTTGGTACGCCCAGCCCGTTGGGCTGAGATGGATGATGAGGCGGTGATTGAGGAGTTGATTGATATCCGCGGGATTGGCCGCTGGACCGCCGAGATGTTTTTGATTTTTAACTTGCAGCGCCCTAATGTGTTGCCTTTGGACGACATTGGGTTGTTGCGCGCTATCTCGTTGCTTTATTACAGTGGCGAGCCAGTTTCACGTTTTGAGGCCAGAGAAGTGGCCCAGAGCTGGCACCCTTGGTGCACCGTCGCGACCTGGTATTTGTGGCGCAGCCTTGATCCGATTCCGGTGGAGTATTAA
- a CDS encoding acetyl-CoA carboxylase carboxyltransferase subunit alpha, which produces MRNTFLEFEQPLAELENKIEQLRFVQADSAVDISEEITRLQQKSQSLAKDIYGKLTPWQTALVARHPQRPYTLDYVREIFTDFHELHGDRQYADDQSIVGGLARFNGSPCMVIGHQKGRDTKERAARNFGMPRPEGYRKALRLMKLAEKFRMPVFTFVDTPGAYPGIGAEERGQSEAIGRNIYAMAELKVPIISTIIGEGGSGGALAIAVANTVLMLQYSTYSVISPEGCASILWRSADKAPDAAEALAITADRLKTLGLIDRVVNEPVGGAHRDPRVMARLLRRALADALRQLAGMTSQELVEHRLQRLLAYGAFQEAKG; this is translated from the coding sequence ATGCGCAACACATTTTTAGAATTTGAGCAGCCCCTGGCTGAACTAGAAAACAAAATCGAGCAACTGCGCTTCGTGCAGGCTGATTCGGCTGTTGATATTTCCGAGGAAATCACTCGGCTTCAGCAAAAAAGTCAGTCTCTGGCCAAAGACATCTACGGCAAGCTGACACCCTGGCAAACAGCGTTGGTTGCACGTCATCCGCAACGTCCCTACACGCTCGATTACGTGCGGGAAATATTCACTGACTTTCATGAGTTGCACGGTGACCGGCAGTACGCCGACGACCAGTCCATTGTGGGTGGTCTGGCGCGTTTTAATGGCTCGCCATGTATGGTCATCGGTCATCAAAAGGGGCGTGATACCAAGGAGCGTGCAGCCAGAAACTTTGGCATGCCAAGACCAGAGGGTTACCGCAAAGCATTGCGGCTGATGAAGCTCGCTGAAAAATTTCGCATGCCAGTATTCACTTTTGTTGATACGCCGGGTGCTTATCCGGGTATTGGGGCAGAAGAACGCGGTCAGTCAGAAGCGATCGGCAGAAACATATACGCCATGGCTGAGCTTAAGGTTCCCATCATCAGCACCATCATTGGTGAGGGTGGCTCCGGCGGGGCATTGGCCATCGCTGTGGCCAACACGGTCTTGATGCTGCAATATTCAACCTATTCAGTGATCTCTCCAGAGGGTTGCGCCTCAATCCTCTGGCGCAGTGCAGACAAAGCACCGGATGCGGCTGAGGCGCTTGCTATTACCGCTGACAGGCTCAAGACACTCGGGCTCATTGACCGGGTGGTCAATGAGCCCGTTGGTGGCGCCCACCGTGATCCGCGTGTCATGGCCCGGTTGTTGCGTCGAGCTTTGGCTGATGCGCTAAGACAGCTTGCTGGTATGACCTCGCAAGAGCTCGTTGAACATCGTTTGCAGCGGCTGCTTGCCTATGGTGCCTTCCAGGAAGCCAAGGGCTAA
- the tilS gene encoding tRNA lysidine(34) synthetase TilS: MSDSLLRLGLEQALAQIPRESNIAVALSGGPDSSALAILADVWARQHHRTLHLFHVHHGLQQQADHWIDSVKRLATLLNRALDIRYVTVDLGAGHGVEGAARNARYAAIKSMAAEHDVQAVLLAHHQQDQAETVLLRLFRGAGVTGLAAMARVHQRDGLYWVRPWLDAPRAAILEVLSRFSDQTGWLPVQDPSNLDERLARGALRKSVIPAIERHWPAWRQTLARHAQQSAEADRLLMRFGQQLLLQITVQTQGAHPVLSLAQWRELEQDEQVLVIRVWLRLAQVQMPTEKRLAELIKQLRQVHALGHDRGLKWEQRDCTISCIRGQLHLDAKIAGFEGDDAA, encoded by the coding sequence ATGTCAGATAGCCTGCTGCGTTTAGGCCTCGAGCAGGCGTTAGCACAGATTCCAAGAGAGTCCAACATTGCGGTGGCGTTAAGCGGTGGTCCTGATTCAAGTGCATTGGCAATACTTGCTGATGTTTGGGCGCGACAGCATCACAGAACGCTTCACTTATTTCATGTGCACCATGGCTTGCAGCAGCAAGCAGACCATTGGATTGACTCGGTCAAGCGCCTCGCTACTTTGCTGAATCGGGCGCTCGATATCAGGTATGTCACCGTTGATTTGGGCGCTGGTCATGGTGTGGAGGGCGCGGCCAGAAATGCGCGGTATGCCGCTATCAAGTCGATGGCTGCCGAGCATGATGTTCAGGCGGTTTTGTTGGCACACCACCAGCAAGACCAGGCCGAGACGGTGCTACTGCGACTTTTTAGGGGGGCGGGCGTCACTGGTCTGGCAGCCATGGCACGGGTACATCAAAGGGATGGTCTGTATTGGGTGCGTCCTTGGCTTGATGCTCCGCGCGCAGCTATTTTGGAAGTCTTGTCCCGTTTTAGTGATCAAACTGGTTGGCTACCCGTTCAGGACCCAAGTAATCTCGATGAACGCTTGGCAAGAGGCGCTTTGAGAAAGAGTGTTATTCCGGCCATCGAGCGTCATTGGCCAGCTTGGCGTCAGACCCTGGCTCGTCATGCTCAGCAGTCTGCCGAAGCTGACCGTTTACTGATGCGCTTTGGGCAGCAGTTATTGCTCCAAATCACGGTCCAGACCCAGGGAGCTCACCCAGTGTTGTCGCTAGCGCAGTGGCGTGAGCTTGAGCAGGATGAGCAGGTGCTGGTTATTCGGGTGTGGTTGCGTTTGGCGCAGGTCCAGATGCCCACAGAAAAGAGACTGGCCGAGCTAATCAAGCAGCTAAGGCAAGTGCACGCATTGGGCCATGATCGTGGGCTTAAATGGGAACAACGTGACTGTACGATCAGTTGCATTCGCGGACAGTTACATCTTGACGCTAAAATAGCTGGTTTTGAAGGCGATGATGCGGCCTAG
- a CDS encoding aspartate kinase, with translation MALIVHKYGGTSMGSTERIRNVAKRVAKWHAAGHQVVVVPSAMAGETNRLLGLAREISAMPDGRELDMIAATGEQASSGLLALALQAEGVKARSYAGWQVPIRTDSAFTKARIADIEDARIRKDLDAGQVVIVTGFQGVDPDGNITTLGRGGSDTSAVAVAAALKADECLIYTDVDGVYTTDPRVEPNARRLSVISFEEMLEMASLGSKVLQIRSVEFAGKYHVPLRVLSSLTSPDMPLDEEMRSGTLITFEEDAQMEAAVVSGIAFTRDEAKITLLGVPDKPGIAYSILGKVADANIDVDMIVQNQSVDGTTDFSFTVHRNDFQKVVQLINQEIVPAVGAREVVPDENVAKVSIVGIGMRSHAGIASLMFKTLAEENINIQMISTSEIKTSVLIQDKYMELAVRALHKAFELEAKPA, from the coding sequence ATGGCATTAATTGTTCATAAGTACGGTGGCACCTCGATGGGTAGCACCGAGAGAATTCGCAACGTCGCCAAGCGGGTGGCCAAATGGCACGCAGCTGGTCATCAGGTGGTTGTCGTTCCATCGGCCATGGCGGGCGAAACGAATCGATTGCTAGGGTTGGCGCGCGAGATTTCCGCGATGCCTGACGGTCGTGAGCTCGACATGATTGCAGCCACGGGTGAACAAGCCTCAAGTGGTTTGTTGGCATTGGCGTTGCAAGCCGAGGGAGTCAAGGCTCGTAGCTATGCTGGCTGGCAGGTTCCGATTCGCACTGATTCCGCCTTCACCAAGGCTCGTATTGCAGATATCGAGGATGCCCGCATTCGTAAGGATCTGGATGCTGGGCAGGTAGTGATCGTGACGGGCTTTCAGGGAGTGGATCCTGACGGCAACATCACCACGCTAGGGCGTGGTGGTTCCGACACATCGGCTGTTGCCGTGGCGGCAGCGCTCAAAGCCGATGAGTGTTTGATTTACACCGATGTTGATGGTGTCTACACCACCGACCCCCGGGTGGAGCCAAATGCAAGACGGCTGTCTGTCATTTCGTTTGAAGAGATGTTGGAGATGGCCTCGCTGGGTTCGAAGGTGCTTCAAATCCGGTCGGTTGAATTCGCGGGCAAATACCACGTGCCGTTGCGAGTCCTGTCGTCTTTGACATCGCCGGATATGCCGCTCGACGAGGAAATGCGTTCGGGCACACTGATTACTTTTGAGGAAGACGCGCAAATGGAAGCTGCAGTCGTTTCAGGTATCGCCTTTACCCGTGATGAAGCCAAGATCACCTTGCTTGGGGTGCCGGACAAGCCAGGTATTGCCTACTCAATTTTGGGGAAAGTGGCCGATGCCAACATAGATGTCGACATGATCGTGCAAAACCAATCGGTTGATGGCACAACTGACTTTTCGTTTACGGTCCACCGCAACGATTTCCAGAAAGTTGTCCAGTTGATTAATCAGGAAATTGTTCCAGCCGTGGGTGCCCGCGAGGTCGTGCCAGATGAGAATGTTGCCAAGGTATCGATTGTCGGTATTGGTATGCGTTCACACGCCGGTATTGCGAGCTTGATGTTCAAGACGCTGGCCGAAGAAAATATCAATATCCAAATGATCAGTACCAGCGAGATCAAGACCTCTGTGCTGATACAGGACAAATATATGGAGCTCGCTGTCAGGGCCTTGCATAAGGCGTTCGAGTTGGAAGCCAAACCAGCGTGA
- a CDS encoding HNH endonuclease — protein MRGRIKRKQALLAGTHPKAALEEQLICPLCERLIPAAQADAHHLIPKSRGGVQTVILHRICHRQVHALFTEAELERHYSTLDSLRAHPELARFLLWVRSKPDDFYERTRKSKRLRASR, from the coding sequence ATGCGAGGACGAATCAAACGCAAACAGGCATTGCTAGCCGGGACCCACCCAAAAGCGGCTCTTGAGGAGCAACTTATTTGTCCTTTGTGCGAACGTCTCATTCCTGCTGCGCAAGCCGATGCCCATCATCTGATTCCCAAATCACGCGGCGGTGTACAGACGGTGATCTTGCATCGTATCTGCCATCGTCAAGTGCATGCCCTGTTCACCGAAGCAGAGCTTGAACGTCACTATTCAACGCTCGATAGCCTGAGGGCGCATCCCGAACTTGCTCGATTCCTGCTATGGGTTAGAAGCAAACCCGACGACTTTTATGAGCGCACCCGAAAGAGCAAACGCTTAAGGGCATCTCGCTGA
- a CDS encoding cation transporter, whose translation MIACLPVSFSPNIRRGKHREQHCLKQYFELNRASATQTDRTAIRYGDVRLPTLFNMSGCCSCQPPPFDGTSPAYRRALLAVIAINAVMFVVEILAGALAGSQALKADALDFLGDALTYGISLWVIGKSISTRAYAALLKGISLAAMGFWVFGSTVYEVFVLSVPKASVMGIVGFLALSANLISVLLLMKYRDGDANVRSVWLCSRNDAIGNVAVMLAAGAVYFTTSAWPDLIVAAAMAGLFLWSAVQIVRQAIQELREERPAHAH comes from the coding sequence ATGATCGCTTGTCTCCCTGTTAGTTTTTCGCCAAATATACGCCGCGGCAAGCATCGTGAACAGCACTGCCTGAAGCAGTATTTCGAACTCAATCGAGCAAGCGCTACACAAACCGATCGAACAGCGATACGATACGGTGATGTGCGATTGCCGACATTGTTCAATATGAGTGGCTGCTGCTCCTGCCAACCCCCGCCGTTTGATGGTACCTCGCCGGCCTACCGTCGAGCACTTTTGGCTGTCATTGCGATCAATGCGGTCATGTTCGTGGTGGAGATCCTTGCGGGTGCCCTTGCGGGCTCTCAAGCGCTGAAGGCCGACGCACTGGATTTTTTAGGAGACGCGCTGACCTACGGCATTAGCCTTTGGGTGATCGGCAAAAGCATCAGTACTCGCGCCTATGCGGCACTGCTCAAAGGCATCAGCCTGGCAGCCATGGGCTTCTGGGTGTTTGGCTCCACAGTCTATGAGGTGTTCGTCTTATCGGTTCCGAAGGCATCGGTCATGGGCATCGTTGGATTTTTGGCGTTATCAGCCAATCTGATCAGCGTTTTGTTGTTAATGAAATATCGCGACGGTGATGCCAACGTGCGATCGGTATGGCTATGCAGCCGCAACGACGCCATCGGCAATGTGGCCGTTATGCTGGCTGCCGGTGCGGTGTACTTCACCACCAGCGCCTGGCCAGACCTTATTGTGGCGGCAGCCATGGCCGGATTATTTTTATGGTCAGCGGTTCAAATTGTTCGCCAAGCAATACAAGAGCTGCGAGAAGAACGACCAGCCCACGCACACTGA
- a CDS encoding 3-oxoacid CoA-transferase subunit A — protein sequence MMNKVVDSLAAAVSGIEDGATLLLGGFGTSGTPIELMQALLETDVKDLTVVSNSAGGGPTGLSQLIEAGKVRKLICSFARSLSANLPTAAAFEKRYRAGQIELEIVPQGTLAERLRAAGAGMGPFFTPTAYGTKLAHGKETRVINGRGYVLEEPLHADVAFVKAHLADPMGNLTYRYAGRNFAPVMSMAAKLTVAQVDQVVRLGEIAPEYVMTPGIFVQRVIECEHVPVIP from the coding sequence ATGATGAACAAAGTTGTGGACTCACTCGCTGCCGCGGTATCGGGTATTGAAGACGGTGCCACACTCTTATTGGGTGGGTTTGGCACATCGGGCACACCCATCGAATTAATGCAGGCATTGCTTGAAACGGATGTCAAAGACCTGACGGTGGTTAGCAACAGCGCGGGTGGCGGGCCAACGGGGTTAAGCCAGTTAATTGAGGCAGGCAAAGTACGTAAGCTCATTTGCTCGTTTGCCAGATCATTGAGCGCCAATTTGCCCACCGCCGCCGCATTTGAAAAGCGTTATCGAGCCGGGCAGATAGAACTCGAGATTGTGCCGCAAGGAACGCTGGCTGAGCGATTGCGTGCTGCTGGCGCTGGGATGGGTCCTTTTTTTACGCCAACAGCCTATGGGACCAAGTTAGCCCATGGTAAAGAGACACGCGTCATCAATGGTCGCGGTTATGTACTTGAAGAGCCCTTGCATGCTGATGTCGCGTTTGTGAAAGCCCATCTGGCAGACCCGATGGGTAATTTGACCTACCGTTACGCTGGCCGCAATTTCGCGCCGGTGATGTCCATGGCCGCCAAATTGACTGTGGCACAGGTCGATCAAGTGGTGAGGCTTGGAGAGATCGCACCTGAGTATGTCATGACACCAGGTATTTTTGTTCAACGAGTCATAGAGTGTGAACATGTCCCCGTTATCCCGTGA
- a CDS encoding 3-oxoacid CoA-transferase subunit B has product MSPLSRDQLAQVLAADIPSNSYVNLGVGMPTLVAKHLKPEQGVVLHSENGILGMTGLPAGQTPDIDLVNASREAVSLMPGASICDHVVSFSMMRGGHIDVTILGGFQVSVEGDLANWDTGQADAIPAVGGAMDLVAGAKQVFVMMQHVDREGRAKLVRQCTYPLTGHGVVNRVYTDLAIMDVIKGQHLVVRGMIEGMTFDALQSVTEAPLVLAADCCVIHP; this is encoded by the coding sequence ATGTCCCCGTTATCCCGTGATCAATTGGCGCAGGTACTCGCCGCTGATATTCCCTCTAACAGCTACGTTAATCTGGGCGTTGGCATGCCGACACTTGTGGCAAAGCACTTAAAGCCTGAACAGGGGGTGGTCCTTCATAGTGAAAACGGTATTTTGGGTATGACAGGCTTGCCTGCCGGACAAACACCCGACATCGATTTGGTCAATGCCAGCAGGGAAGCGGTCTCGCTTATGCCGGGGGCATCGATCTGCGATCATGTGGTGTCGTTTTCCATGATGCGTGGTGGCCACATCGATGTCACTATTCTCGGCGGGTTTCAGGTCTCGGTCGAAGGTGATCTGGCAAACTGGGATACAGGACAGGCTGATGCGATTCCGGCTGTCGGTGGTGCCATGGATCTGGTTGCCGGTGCCAAGCAAGTATTTGTCATGATGCAGCATGTTGATCGTGAGGGACGAGCGAAACTGGTTCGCCAGTGCACTTACCCACTGACTGGCCATGGCGTTGTCAATCGGGTTTACACAGATTTGGCAATCATGGATGTGATTAAAGGACAGCACCTTGTTGTGCGTGGCATGATCGAAGGCATGACGTTTGACGCCTTGCAGTCGGTAACGGAAGCGCCCTTGGTGCTTGCGGCCGATTGCTGCGTGATTCACCCTTGA